In a genomic window of Narcine bancroftii isolate sNarBan1 chromosome 7, sNarBan1.hap1, whole genome shotgun sequence:
- the LOC138739375 gene encoding serine-rich adhesin for platelets-like isoform X1, with translation MFKRWESTSERLVDLSFLNHEEVEAILGVLDRDQEVRRMNAERLKKVKKTNPNELWLKGITGQWFEEIRKAKFKDQTDLSKLLKVPHTWSIRKKRKTALTDSKLTQSNNCPQVKNVINNTKSSGIFKVDEGVASESVGQNAEPLLEQGQCSNQKLVHLESPTMFQQLQVRLKPAPVPRVKRKVYMHYDTCKQEHPKVLGQDPETKISNVALDECEKIMSVKNVSNSELPESTKNEEYIKKYTFHDQARLCREDNKIKIDNLSGNAEVKSPLVGCNSENARLIFHVSDVLAVEQQENYCTRVDNGILSNPKSVQSSSINQPRNLLQDRLTISRHDDQAKSNSNWYLSKNKREIQRTSLFDLMFQSQVVPDLSIKQQNYLSSSHCESSQRNESDSASNSEPVPFSPMTGPRSLIVSNKNVWQQNCSGTLLNTSYKTDSCAPLQGNKSETILVTSSPALVYTSPPVISTSTNSRCHINTLSYNINPKRNNTSDSSRVSQLKPSISLSQVDPGCQPRTASRITINIRNRQHYSESSDINIATPIKCNDDYLQQFRGEKERMTLFPNSKTSSEITFTVSKTRMEFGMSRDAEAPLPGDKNDCKQNCKVEGRSTSLLPILVIGSQMSTCDKEKEVVPASESDCIDAALQINGDDYLQKAKSEMGHELSADPRSVDSSNNGAVRSQSLKSDHVNLESAINTLQSESKESNAITQSANHENQLLQNQRSPLNNDRLALDGNSIQNDKLLSINPAPKKLKLKYQLPYNSANSARVRADRPSSKYKSEPNHVPVLSLPDSTKAIPLNIKIGMNNTLQNMQSHTTSSFLTEKLSVDNMQNYISELTSAPSSSAMTPCLAAVFNVDKSSKSYPDVGHRNVAQQNKCETLPETTKEQNSTATNLQLRPVTSFCQGSKYLPKDKSETNSNLPSENSQCDQCILTKSMDNSQRRSPTNFLLDNITTASKSVDNYPSENNIPFSFQGTPTAQLSPINDLNNLDKLLFHSPAMSCTDKNLEDYHSDNYTILQPSTPFGFSASSSIKRGTKTTSQNVNDYTKMRGMAKEYKEAGNSKPDIVVFLPYSFSKPLAMTDCTYESQNCWLSNIGNTEDRKSLDCLETLKSEMNTPIMSSRVTDQVSPVNTLNNKDKQLNYLPNTVNITSVIEGHTLDDKSEMSCVSSSLDLETSQPPLLHKTWELQNFSFDSDDHISTTGFNKHLEKANIELCSTGPSTDFLKGSADIVQHLNDRISVNLGLSLNQLVVQECPPPNTDTKKNAPSHYTDEGPSDQSNAGLLSERTAATSSPTRMCTPCQTSNNNVSQHPAHPLYDNVEEGAISYLQSNKLKSHTTGKAPGVLTDTRPAASSIEINIDALQYDTSEAIQNDEQRGLFTSKQLQETNRALSSHSLINKRYPVVVENNNKDYKPFNSQFGGDIRMDRGDKEYLEKDNNELSTSDSLTDVHVTPNITGNISVDVDAERNVEYYQPEEHNVISPTALTSQRTSTTNLTAGEAKAGPNLSPNNNGITFHGRTCNNNAEGHSKAPDLSIGEQVSTYTKFIPKFSAIPKYKYATRYESLGIHSGSSPPTVDRGIRPPVSHSVTELNYSTTIRQNKILSLTQFPLNYNTTLGAESIKNIQNYQSEQKYSVPSQDGVAGQQPLSDLYDGQDKLLTCLLKSDETDENFQKDEPKINNVISPVICHQSAARVTEITKNTLQQCTKVTDIYKRKSPSNRLKLNLLKRAKCVPSLPEITGQCQTDNISLCINQEKMKYLPLRDNPNLLLSNKNFGKYQFEKYQAASSKDELNSQCTLTSITQNSNDTNLPKTDGTTLSRGFMNSCDRQDRCETKCVPSPLNPAFDQLSHADIAHRNEPKPSDQVLNFTDDAVYPKSPGNHVIKRAIFSGDKVTQQISPTSTAYSKNKPLIHSAIITDTDLRKSVNPVISHQISNSSFRNLSDSFNSDAVNAEIAVNKCTQRDAAESNKITIDSLIGLQSFRTITDINKNIGQDYSEKVFDMCDNRISCEESNHKFLRKTNSAPPQMINKCITTNFTGRNQDKPSNNSKQSDGIVMARKNNDHIQKNKPEANNQLSAYHQSLPYVDKNKQVKSLTHSPVRSSFEMNEANIKYEENRQSQNNRRASLHTPNGQKSSTETTCGKNIEFQNSSPKNEKSLRRIYMKSENNISFSLPDLIDQEYSTNVTFNKNSKYLSKTMQSRDTTLDQRKNDNWMQTDKYLSNNRSLASDSASVLLSPKNVYNHRNYSSNSGKISPHDNHIVKEDRKILRCRQKSFPGQMVENRIAGTHLSNRHNYLQHCSLENQIGPEFKEINKLHYRPNATIDFSQNTSNKDNSMINNNNQAGTARFSKNYSRFSGSNVPKCQNTQSIYDHIFKEKCQKDVHSSCSQYSHQDQENTLSTSIKLNSKLTAQKRQVRPFNYFSSYAKRNRFYGSHPDLSFIHGNEFDENIRTSYDGNADNELTNGNKDTRDVSKEEAVKKDAYLENMKRDRLWKPEFHKKTSSSNTEDVFDPLPIDINQNPDGDTVKNDEYFPVDIKMFWPKENPTDIIRLLSSTSTGSKISEDSLSPQTHRTPAEILKQKSSCHSDTDSDTTTDDEYFLDCIEVAKESAV, from the exons GTACGGTTGAAGCCAGCTCCAGTTCCCCGTGTCAAAAGAAAAGTGTACATGCATTATGACACTTGTAAACAGGAACACCCTAAAGTCCTTGGCCAAGACCCAGAAACAAAGATCAGTAATG TTGCTCTTGATGAATGTGAGAAAATTATGTCAGTGAAAAATGTAAGCAACTCAGAACTACCGGAAAGTACCAAGAATGAGGAATACATCAAAAAATACACATTCCACGACCAAGCAAGATTATGCAGAGAAGACAATAAAATTAAGATTGATAATTTAAGTGGGAACGCTGAGGTAAAGTCTCCCCTTGTTGGATGCAACAGTGAAAATGCTAGGCTCATTTTCCACGTGAGTGATGTTCTTGCTGTTGAGCAACAAGAAAATTATTGCACTCGTGTTGACAATGGAATATTGTCAAATCCAAAATCTGTGCAATCATCCTCCATTAATCAGCCCAGAAACTTGCTTCAGGATCGACTAACCATCAGTCGCCATGATGATCaagcaaaatcaaattccaactgGTATTTGTCGAAGAACAAGCGTGAAATCCAAAGAACATCATTATTTGATCTCATGTTTCAATCACAGGTTGTTCCAGATCTTTCTATCAAGCAGCAAAATTATTTATCAAGCAGTCATTGTGAATCCTCACAGAGAAATGAAAGTGATTCAGCCAGCAATAGTGAGCCAGTACCATTCAGCCCAATGACAGGACCAAGAAGCCTCATTGTCAGTAATAAAAATGTGTGGCAGCAAAATTGTTCGGGTACTTTACTCAACACTTCATATAAAACTGACAGCTGTGCTCCGTTAcaaggcaataaatctgaaaccatcCTTGTAACTTCATCACCTGCTCTTGTATATACTTCACCCCCTGTTATTTCCACCTCTACTAACAGCAGGTGCCATATAAATACACTAAGTTACAATATTAATCCTAAAAGAAACAACACCAGTGATTCTTCACGGGTCAGTCAACTTAAACCTAGTATTTCACTTTCACAGGTGGATCCAGGGTGTCAACCAAGAACAGCTTCACGTATCACAATCAACATCAGAAATAGGCAACATTATTCTGAGTCAAGTGACATTAACATTGCTACACCAATAAAATGTAATGATGACTATTTACAGCAGTTTAGGGGTGAAAAAGAAAGGATGACTTTGTTTCCGAACTCAAAAACATCTTCAGAGATCACTTTCACTGTGAGCAAAACCAGAATGGAATTTGGCATGTCAAGAGATGCTGAAGCCCCTTTGCCAGGTGATAAAAATGATTGCAAACAAAACTGCAAGGTTGAAGGAAGAAGCACTTCTTTACTACCAATCCTGGTAATCGGTTCACAAATGTCTACATGTGACAAGGAGAAAGAAGTGGTGCCAGCATCTGAATCAGACTGTATAGATGCTGCCTTGCAGATAAATGGTGATGATTACTTACAAAAAGCTAAATCTGAAATGGGTCATGAACTTTCAGCAGATCCAAGAAGTGTAGATTCTAGCAATAATGGTGCAGTGCGGAGCCAATCTTTGAAATCTGATCATGTCAACTTAGAAAGTGCAATTAATACTTTAcaaagtgaatccaaggaaagtaaTGCAATAACACAATCTGCAAACCATGAGAACCAGTTGCTTCAGAACCAAAGGTCACCACTGAACAATGACCGTCTTGCTTTGGATGGTAATTCCATACAAAATGATAAACTACTATCCATCAATCCTGCACCTAAAAAGCTCAAACTCAAATACCAGTTGCCATATAACTCAGCAAACAGTGCAAGGGTAAGAGCAGATAGACCAAGTAGTAAGTATAAATCTGAACCCAACCATGTACCTGTACTTTCATTACCAGATTCTACAAAAGCAATTCCTTTGAATATTAAAATTGGCATGAACAATACTTTGCAGAATATGCAATCACACACAACCAGTAGTTTCTTAACAGAAAAACTCAgtgttgataatatgcaaaactATATATCTGAACTGACCAGTGCTCCATCATCCAGTGCAATGACACCATGCCTGGCTGCTGTTTTCAATGTAGATAAGTCATCAAAAAGCTACCCTGATGTTGGACACCGCAATGTTGCACAGCAAAACAAATGTGAAACATTGCCGGAAACCACAAAAGAGCAGAACTCCACTGCAACAAATTTACAATTGAGGCCAGTTACCTCATTCTGTCAAGGCAGTAAATATTTACCAAAGGATAAATCTGAAACCAACAGTAACCTACCATCAGAAAATTCACAATGTGACCAATGCATTCTTACAAAGAGCATGGATAATAGCCAAAGAAGGTCACCAACTAACTTTCTACTTGATAATATTACCACTGCTTCCAAAAGTGTAGACAATTACCCATCAGAAAATAATATTCCATTTTCATTTCAAGGTACACCGACTGCCCAGCTGTCTCCTATAAATGATCTCAACAACTTGGACAAGCTGCTGTTTCATTCCCCAGCAATGTCATGTACTGACAAGAATTTGGAAGATTACCATTCTGACAATTACACTATTTTACAACCAAGTACTCCATTTGGTTTCAGTGCTTCTTCAAGTATTAAACGTGGTACTAAAACCACATCTCAGAACGTTAACGATTACACTAAGATGAGAGGAATGGCTAAAGAATACAAAGAAGCAGGTAATTCCAAGCCAGATATTGTGGTTTTTTTGCCATATTCATTTTCTAAACCATTAGCCATGACAGATTGTACATATGAGTCACAGAATTGCTGGTTAAGTAATATTGGTAACACTGAGGATAGAAAAAGTCTTGATTGTTTGGAAActttgaaatctgaaatgaataCTCCAATTATGTCAAGTAGAGTTACTGACCAAGTATCTCCCGTGAATACATTAAACAACAAAGATAAACAACTAAATTACTTGCCAAACACTGTTAATATAACGAGCGTTATTGAAGGTCATACACTGGATGACAAATCAGAAATGTcttgtgtatcttcatccttggATCTTGAGACCAGCCAGCCACCGTTGCTCCATAAAACATGGGAGCTGCAGAATTTCTCATTTGACAGTGATGATCATATTTCAACTACTGGATTTAATAAACATTTGGAAAAGGCCAACATAGAACTCTGCAGCACTGGTCCATCAACAGATTTCCTTAAGGGTTCTGCTGACATTGTACAACATTTAAATGATAGAATTTCAGTGAATTTAGGTTTATCATTAAATCAGCTGGTTGTTCAGGAATGTCCTCCACCTAACACAGATACCAAAAAAAATGCACCGTCACACTATACTGATGAAGGGCCTTCTGATCAAAGCAATGCTGGACTGTTGTCTGAAAGAACTGCAGCGACCTCATCACCAACTAGGATGTGCACTCCGTGTCAGACTTCAAATAACAATGTAAGCCAACACCCAGCTCATCCTTTATACGACAATGTGGAAGAAGGGGCCATCAGCTACTTACAAAGCAACAAATTGAAAAGCCATACTACTGGTAAAGCCCCAGGGGTGTTGACTGATACAAGACCTGCAGCAAGTAGCATAGAAATAAATATAGATGCACTGCAGTACGATACATCAGAGGCAATTCAAAATGATGAACAACGTGGCCTATTTACTTCGAAACAATTGCAGGAAACGAACCGTGCACTTTCATCACATTCACTGATCAATAAGAGGTATCCTGTAGTCGtggaaaacaataacaaagacTATAAACCATTTAATTCTCAATTTGGTGGAGATATCCGGATGGATAGGGGAGATAAAGAGTACTTAGAAAAGGACAACAATGAATTATCAACCTCTGATTCATTGACTGATGTACATGTCACACCAAACATCACTGGGAATATTTCTGTGGATGTGGACGCTGAAAGAAATGTGGAATATTACCAACCAGAAGAGCACAATGTGATTTCACCCACTGCACTAACTTCCCAGAGAACTTCTACAACAAATCTCACAGCAGGTGAGGCAAAAGCAGGACCAAATTTGTCCCCAAATAACAATGGCATCACTTTTCATGGGAGAACTTGCAACAATAATGCAGAAGGCCATTCAAAAGCACCAGATTTGTCAATTGGTGAACAGGTTTCCACATATACCAAGTTTATACCAAAGTTTTCAGCAATACCAAAATACAAGTATGCGACTAGGTATGAGTCATTGGGAATTCATTCAGGCAGTTCACCTCCGACCGTGGATAGAGGCATCAGGCCTCCAGTGTCTCATTCAGTAACTGAACTAAATTATTCTACAACTATCCGACAAAACAAAATATTGTCTCTGACtcaattccctctcaattataaCACTACCCTGGGCGCAGAAAGTATCAAAAACATTCAAAATTACCAATCTGAACAAAAATATTCAGTTCCATCACAAGATGGGGTAGCTGGGCAACAGCCTCTTTCAGATTTGTACGATGGCCAAGACAAGCTATTAACTTGTTTATTGAAGAGTGATGAAACAGATGAGAATTTTCAAAAAGATGAGCCTAAAATCAACAACGTAATTTCACCTGTAATCTGTCATCAGTCTGCTGCAAGAGTTACAGAAATAACAAAAAATACTTTGCAGCAATGTACAAAGGTAACTGACATCTACAAGCGTAAGAGTCCATCCAACAGATTAAAATTAAACCTTTTAAAAAGGGCAAAGTGTGTGCCCTCATTACCTGAAATAACTGGGCAGTGTCAAACTGATAATATCTCATTATGCATCAACCAAGAAAAAATGAAATACCTTCCACTCAGAGATAACCCCAATCTGTTGCTGAGTAACAAAAACTTCGGCAAATACCAATTTGAGAAATACCAAGCAGCTTCTTCAAAGGATGAATTGAACAGTCAGTGTACTCTTACAAGTATTACACAAAATAGTAATGATACAAacctgccaaaaactgatggcaCAACACTCAGCAGAGGGTTTATGAATAGCTGTGATCGACAGGATAGATGTGAGACGAAATGTGTACCTTCACCACTGAATCCAGCATTTGACCAGTTATCTCATGCGGACATTGCACATCGTAATGAACCCAAGCCATCAGATCAAGTCTTAAACTTTACTGATGATGCTGTATACCCAAAAAGTCCTGGCAATCATGTAATTAAAAGAGCAATTTTCTCAGGAGATAAAGTTACCCAACAAATATCTCCTACAAGTACAGCTTACAGTAAGAACAAACCACTAATTCATTCAGCGATTATTACTGACACTGATTTGAGAAAATCAGTGAACCCAGTGATCAGCCACCAGATTTCCAACAGTTCATTTAGGAATCTAAGTGATTCGTTCAACAGTGATGCTGTAAATGCAGAAATTGCTGTCAACAAATGTACACAAAGGGATGCTGCAGAATCCAACAAAATAACAATAGATTCATTAATTGGCTTGCAGAGTTTCCGAACTATCAcagatataaataaaaatataggGCAGGATTATTCAGAAAAAGTTTTTGACATGTGTGATAACAGAATATCTTGTGAGGAATCAAATCATAAATTTTTACGTAAAACAAATAGTGCACCACCTCAGATGATCAATAAATGCATTACCACCAATTTCACAGGCAGAAATCAAGACAAGCCATCAAATAATTCTAAACAGAGTGATGGAATTGTGATGGCCAGAAAAAATAATGATCACATTCAAAAGAACAAACCAGAAGCCAACAATCAATTGTCAGCTTATCATCAGTCGCTGCCCTATGTCGATAAAAATAAGCAAGTTAAGTCATTAACTCATTCTCCAGTTAGAAGCAGCTTTGAAATGAATGAAGCAAATATCAAGTATGAAGAAAATAGGCAATCACAAAACAACAGAAGAGCTTCATTGCACACACCAAATGGCCAGAAGTCTTCGACAGAGACGACATGTGGTAAGAATATTGAATTTCAAAATTCCTCTCCAAAGAATGAAAAGTCTTTGAGAAGAATTTATATGAAATCAGAaaataatatttccttttcattacCAGATCTGATTGATCAAGAATATTCTACTAATGTCACGTTCAACAAGAATAGTAAATATTTGAGCAAGACGATGCAAAGTAGAGACACCACTTTGGATCAAAGGAAGAATGATAATTGGATGCAAACGGATAAGTATTTAAGCAATAACAGATCCTTAGCTTCTGATTCAGCATCAGTCCTTCTGTCTCCTAAAAATGTATATAATCACAGGAATTATTCATCAAATAGTGGTAAGATTTCTCCACACGACAACCACATTGTGAAAGAAGATAGAAAAATACTTAGGTGCAGACAAAAATCATTCCCTGGACAAATGGTGGAGAATAGGATTGCTGGAACACACTTGTCAAATCGACATAATTACTTACAGCATTGTTCTCTAGAAAACCAAATTGGTCCAGAATTCAAAGAGATTAATAAGCTACATTATAGGCCAAATGCTACGATTGATTTCTCTCAAAACACTAGTAACAAAGATAATTCCATGATAAACAATAATAACCAAGCAGGAACAGCCAGATTTTCAAAGAATTACTCCAGGTTTTCAGGCTCCAACGTGCCCAAATGCCAGAATACACAAAGTATATATGACCATATCTTTAAGGAAAAATGTCAGAAAGATGTTCATTCATCTTGTAGTCAATATTCTCACCAAGATCAGGAAAATACATTATCCACTAGCATCAAGCTTAATTCTAAACTAACTGCTCAAAAGAGACAAGTTAGGCCATTTAATTACTTTTCAAGTTATGCAAAACGAAACAGATTTTATGGCTCTCATCCCGATCTGTCTTTTATTCATGGGAATGAATTTGATGAAAACATCAGGACTTCATATGATGGCAACGCGGATAATGAGTTAACAAATGGAAATAAAGACACAAGAGATGTTTCTAAAGAAGAAGCAGTAAAGAAAGATGCATATTTAGAGAATATGAAACGAGACAGATTGTGGAAACCTGAGTTTCACAAGAAAACCTCTTCCTCAAACACTGAAGATGTTTTTGACCCACTCCCTATTGACATAAACCAGAATCCAGATGGAGACACTGTGAAGAATGATGAGTACTTTCCAGTAGATATAAAAATGTTCTGGCCCAAAGAAAATCCCACAGATATAATAAGACTGTTGAGTTCAACATCCACAGGGAGTAAAATTTCAGAGGACAGTCTTTCACCACAAACACATCGTACACCTGCTGAGATATTGAAACAGAAGTCATCTTGTCACTCGGATACAGACTCGGACACCACCACTGATGACGAGTATTTCTTGGATTGCATTGAAGTTGCAAAGGAATCTGCAGTATAA